Proteins encoded in a region of the Schistocerca serialis cubense isolate TAMUIC-IGC-003099 chromosome 6, iqSchSeri2.2, whole genome shotgun sequence genome:
- the LOC126483706 gene encoding uncharacterized protein LOC126483706 isoform X2, which produces MNMVRPSKVSHQVARAVPGLHLMCSVTNQQSHSVSANPVTSAKDNKRNNIACSTDPLYGTILNSSSSVNSAIGDSDVELPLIMANLKLRDVGSEVPDAVIVENMDSQRRITRSCSKPTDFATQNRRCSLKPAKMDVADIESYYLNKKFQKPLARHLETIYEEPVIRKNGSCCILGPKKPRKIIFTGISKAKEKKRKANIKKLSRNFASRRASFSADDFLMHLTGIMLEDVSKTDM; this is translated from the exons GAGGCCATCAAAGGTATCCCACCAGGTAGCACGTGCTGTACCTGGTTTGCATCTGATGTGTTCTGTAACAAACCAACAGTCTCATTCAGTTTCTGCAAACCCTGTGACATCAGCCAAAGATAATAAGAGAAATAACATTGCATGTTCTACTGATCCTCTTTATGGAACTATTCTCAACAGCAGCAGTTCTGTTAACAGCGCCATAG GAGACAGTGATGTTGAACTTCCATTAATTATGGCTAATTTGAAGTTACGTGATGTTGGAAGTGAAGTACCAGATGCTGTAATCGTGGAAAATATGGACTCTCAAAGAAGGATCACCAGAAGCTGTTCAAAGCCAACTGATTTTGCTACACAGAACAGACGATGCAGTTTGAAACCAGCCAAAATGGATGTGGCAGATATTGAGAGTTATTATTTGAATAAGAAATTTCAGAAACCACTTGCGAGACACCTGGAAACTATATATGAGGAGCCAGtaattagaaaaaatggttcatgtTGCATTCTTGGGCCTAAGAAACcaagaaaaataatatttacaggGATATCTAAAGccaaagaaaagaagaggaaagcaAATATTAAAAAACTGAGTAGAAACTTTGCGTCTAGAAGGGCCAGTTTCTCAGCAGATGATTTTTTAATGCATTTAACTGGCATAATGTTGGAAGATGTGAGCAAGACTGACATGTGA
- the LOC126483706 gene encoding uncharacterized protein LOC126483706 isoform X1, producing MCHMRVLRPSKVSHQVARAVPGLHLMCSVTNQQSHSVSANPVTSAKDNKRNNIACSTDPLYGTILNSSSSVNSAIGDSDVELPLIMANLKLRDVGSEVPDAVIVENMDSQRRITRSCSKPTDFATQNRRCSLKPAKMDVADIESYYLNKKFQKPLARHLETIYEEPVIRKNGSCCILGPKKPRKIIFTGISKAKEKKRKANIKKLSRNFASRRASFSADDFLMHLTGIMLEDVSKTDM from the exons GAGGCCATCAAAGGTATCCCACCAGGTAGCACGTGCTGTACCTGGTTTGCATCTGATGTGTTCTGTAACAAACCAACAGTCTCATTCAGTTTCTGCAAACCCTGTGACATCAGCCAAAGATAATAAGAGAAATAACATTGCATGTTCTACTGATCCTCTTTATGGAACTATTCTCAACAGCAGCAGTTCTGTTAACAGCGCCATAG GAGACAGTGATGTTGAACTTCCATTAATTATGGCTAATTTGAAGTTACGTGATGTTGGAAGTGAAGTACCAGATGCTGTAATCGTGGAAAATATGGACTCTCAAAGAAGGATCACCAGAAGCTGTTCAAAGCCAACTGATTTTGCTACACAGAACAGACGATGCAGTTTGAAACCAGCCAAAATGGATGTGGCAGATATTGAGAGTTATTATTTGAATAAGAAATTTCAGAAACCACTTGCGAGACACCTGGAAACTATATATGAGGAGCCAGtaattagaaaaaatggttcatgtTGCATTCTTGGGCCTAAGAAACcaagaaaaataatatttacaggGATATCTAAAGccaaagaaaagaagaggaaagcaAATATTAAAAAACTGAGTAGAAACTTTGCGTCTAGAAGGGCCAGTTTCTCAGCAGATGATTTTTTAATGCATTTAACTGGCATAATGTTGGAAGATGTGAGCAAGACTGACATGTGA
- the LOC126483706 gene encoding uncharacterized protein LOC126483706 isoform X3 gives MCSVTNQQSHSVSANPVTSAKDNKRNNIACSTDPLYGTILNSSSSVNSAIGDSDVELPLIMANLKLRDVGSEVPDAVIVENMDSQRRITRSCSKPTDFATQNRRCSLKPAKMDVADIESYYLNKKFQKPLARHLETIYEEPVIRKNGSCCILGPKKPRKIIFTGISKAKEKKRKANIKKLSRNFASRRASFSADDFLMHLTGIMLEDVSKTDM, from the exons ATGTGTTCTGTAACAAACCAACAGTCTCATTCAGTTTCTGCAAACCCTGTGACATCAGCCAAAGATAATAAGAGAAATAACATTGCATGTTCTACTGATCCTCTTTATGGAACTATTCTCAACAGCAGCAGTTCTGTTAACAGCGCCATAG GAGACAGTGATGTTGAACTTCCATTAATTATGGCTAATTTGAAGTTACGTGATGTTGGAAGTGAAGTACCAGATGCTGTAATCGTGGAAAATATGGACTCTCAAAGAAGGATCACCAGAAGCTGTTCAAAGCCAACTGATTTTGCTACACAGAACAGACGATGCAGTTTGAAACCAGCCAAAATGGATGTGGCAGATATTGAGAGTTATTATTTGAATAAGAAATTTCAGAAACCACTTGCGAGACACCTGGAAACTATATATGAGGAGCCAGtaattagaaaaaatggttcatgtTGCATTCTTGGGCCTAAGAAACcaagaaaaataatatttacaggGATATCTAAAGccaaagaaaagaagaggaaagcaAATATTAAAAAACTGAGTAGAAACTTTGCGTCTAGAAGGGCCAGTTTCTCAGCAGATGATTTTTTAATGCATTTAACTGGCATAATGTTGGAAGATGTGAGCAAGACTGACATGTGA